The following proteins are encoded in a genomic region of uncultured Ilyobacter sp.:
- a CDS encoding diguanylate cyclase, with amino-acid sequence MKFLKSTAVIILFIIFGVNYRFQMKESIEKFKQQADENYYLMDKNISAVDKLLNILESSGETYYKKNARVGNNNFNFKYHPKDDLYVSTDSNEERMVVGVERISTRWSVKKELDMSDVLASSYKNILGVMPDIAYIYYVSSNGFINIFPKISDDKYSSMKNIYKLDFVKKELFSKKKREETESFWSGVYKDPLGEDLLISSGAPIYEGNTLKGLITLGLKSDFFVKKINSELITDFFIVDEDNNSLSTTNLKNKEVSKFYDSLPKKIYDKRYKLPDMKPSEIEKIGKYYIYYEQCNFAPWRIYYVTDTLKLHKEMLRSNVLFISVWFMSLIFLYGVSKRKAVVEDSQQTIEKLQVMLRKSDREVEKDFLTGAFNRKGFTKIAGLELDRMKRYDIDACILMMDIDFFKKFNDTYGHACGDFVLRSFVRVVTKNVRLSDIVGRWGGEEFLVLLPETDYKGALLAAEKIRKMVEREVFYYHKQSLNITVTIGVSNLNVRKPLEKAVAEADAAMYRGKEDGRNRVVGFQDIRTKEVKWKNK; translated from the coding sequence ATGAAATTCTTGAAAAGTACAGCTGTTATAATTTTGTTTATAATTTTTGGAGTTAATTACAGATTTCAGATGAAAGAATCCATAGAGAAATTTAAACAGCAGGCAGATGAAAATTATTATCTTATGGATAAGAATATATCTGCAGTAGATAAATTACTCAATATTCTTGAAAGTTCAGGAGAGACATATTATAAAAAAAATGCTAGAGTGGGTAATAATAATTTTAATTTTAAATATCACCCTAAAGATGATCTCTATGTATCTACAGATAGTAATGAAGAAAGAATGGTAGTGGGAGTAGAAAGAATAAGCACTAGATGGTCGGTAAAAAAAGAACTTGATATGTCAGATGTTCTGGCATCTAGTTATAAAAATATACTAGGGGTCATGCCGGATATTGCATATATCTATTATGTCTCCAGCAATGGCTTTATAAATATTTTTCCTAAAATATCAGACGACAAATATTCCTCTATGAAGAATATTTATAAATTGGATTTCGTAAAAAAGGAGCTTTTTTCAAAGAAAAAAAGAGAAGAGACTGAATCTTTTTGGAGTGGTGTGTACAAAGATCCTCTAGGGGAAGACCTGCTTATAAGCAGCGGAGCTCCTATATACGAGGGAAACACACTAAAGGGATTAATAACTTTAGGACTTAAAAGTGACTTTTTTGTAAAAAAAATAAATTCTGAACTAATAACAGATTTTTTTATAGTCGATGAAGATAATAATTCTTTGTCTACAACAAACCTCAAGAATAAAGAGGTGTCAAAATTCTATGATAGTCTTCCTAAGAAAATCTACGATAAAAGATATAAACTTCCAGATATGAAGCCAAGTGAAATAGAGAAGATAGGAAAGTATTATATCTATTATGAGCAGTGTAATTTTGCCCCGTGGAGGATTTACTATGTAACTGACACATTGAAACTGCACAAGGAAATGCTTAGAAGTAATGTGCTTTTCATCTCTGTATGGTTTATGTCTCTGATATTTTTATACGGGGTATCAAAACGTAAGGCCGTGGTAGAGGACAGTCAGCAGACCATAGAAAAACTCCAGGTTATGCTTAGAAAAAGCGACAGAGAGGTAGAAAAAGACTTTTTGACCGGTGCTTTTAACAGAAAGGGCTTCACTAAAATAGCCGGTTTAGAATTAGACAGAATGAAAAGATACGACATAGATGCCTGTATACTTATGATGGATATAGATTTCTTTAAAAAATTCAATGATACTTACGGGCATGCCTGTGGGGACTTTGTTTTGAGATCCTTCGTAAGAGTTGTCACAAAAAATGTCCGGCTCAGTGATATAGTAGGAAGATGGGGAGGAGAGGAGTTTCTCGTACTTCTTCCTGAAACAGACTATAAGGGGGCACTTCTTGCTGCAGAGAAAATAAGGAAGATGGTGGAACGTGAGGTTTTTTACTATCATAAACAGTCTCTGAATATAACTGTGACAATAGGAGTGTCAAATCTAAATGTGAGGAAACCTCTAGAGAAGGCAGTGGCAGAAGCTGATGCGGCCATGTATAGGGGTAAAGAGGATGGAAGAAACCGTGTGGTTGGATTTCAGGATATCAGGACTAAAGAGGTAAAATGGAAAAATAAGTAA
- a CDS encoding bifunctional precorrin-2 dehydrogenase/sirohydrochlorin ferrochelatase has translation MERKFFPLFVDLNDKRCLVIGAGNIAYRKIKTLLKYGAKVEVITKEVAEDKILDLQNLKIFKKDFSEEDLEDVFLVVAATSNSDFNKKIFETCNKKNILVNNMTSKIDMNARFSAVYEGESVQVAVSSKGYPKKSLEIRDSIKKMLEKK, from the coding sequence ATGGAACGTAAATTTTTCCCCTTGTTTGTAGATTTGAATGACAAGAGATGTCTAGTTATAGGGGCTGGAAATATTGCCTACAGGAAAATAAAAACCCTTTTAAAATATGGTGCAAAGGTAGAGGTAATAACTAAAGAGGTAGCTGAAGATAAGATTCTTGATCTTCAAAATTTGAAAATATTCAAGAAGGATTTCTCTGAAGAAGACCTTGAAGATGTCTTTTTGGTAGTTGCAGCCACAAGTAACAGTGATTTCAATAAGAAGATATTTGAAACCTGCAACAAAAAGAATATTCTTGTAAATAATATGACATCAAAAATAGACATGAATGCCAGATTCTCTGCGGTATACGAGGGGGAATCGGTACAGGTGGCGGTATCCTCAAAGGGTTACCCAAAAAAATCATTGGAGATAAGAGACAGCATAAAAAAAATGCTTGAAAAAAAATAA
- a CDS encoding MATE family efflux transporter, which yields MKKVNRLTEGPISRQLILLALPIMGSSFLQMAYGLVDMLWIGRLGSNAVAAIGTAMFFINFGYALNSMVVTGTAIKVSHSIGSKNYEDAADCIKNAFLVNFIMFFCFISGLIFFRDNLIGYFQLNNSEVESMAKTYLVITAFGLIFKFLNFLFTRILNSFGESKLPFKINAVGVVMNIILDPLLIFGLDMGVAGAALATIISQAVNMILFIRASREYFSIKNIFQYNLKKIKEILSLGLPISVQRILFTGFGILIAKIIANWGPDAIAAQKIGLQIESIAYMTAGGLYGAVASFIGQNYGAKKYKRISKGFKTAFLLSAIIGGAATFIFLVFPEELIKLFVRDRKTIEIGVSYLRIVGLSQFFMCIEIISNAAFSGIGKPKVASTVSIIFTGMRIPIAYFLSHESRMGINGVWVSIALTSIFKGIILLWLFMRSLRKIYKKVEGEGLWT from the coding sequence ATGAAAAAAGTAAACAGATTAACAGAGGGGCCTATAAGCAGACAGCTCATACTATTGGCACTGCCTATAATGGGATCTTCTTTTTTGCAGATGGCATATGGGCTAGTAGATATGCTGTGGATAGGTCGACTTGGAAGTAATGCCGTAGCCGCAATAGGAACTGCAATGTTTTTTATAAATTTTGGGTATGCCCTCAATTCTATGGTGGTAACTGGAACCGCTATAAAGGTATCCCACAGCATCGGGTCGAAAAATTACGAGGATGCTGCAGACTGCATAAAAAATGCATTTCTTGTTAATTTTATTATGTTTTTCTGCTTTATAAGCGGCTTGATATTTTTTAGAGATAATCTGATAGGTTATTTTCAGCTAAATAATAGTGAAGTGGAAAGCATGGCAAAAACTTATCTCGTAATAACAGCTTTCGGGCTCATATTTAAATTTTTAAATTTTCTTTTTACAAGAATCTTAAATAGTTTTGGAGAAAGCAAACTTCCCTTTAAGATAAACGCTGTAGGTGTTGTAATGAACATCATATTAGACCCTCTACTTATATTTGGGCTAGATATGGGAGTTGCCGGTGCTGCACTGGCCACTATAATATCACAGGCTGTAAATATGATTTTATTCATAAGAGCCTCCAGGGAATATTTTTCCATAAAAAATATCTTTCAGTATAATCTAAAAAAGATAAAAGAAATACTTTCTTTGGGGCTACCTATATCAGTACAGAGAATCTTATTTACAGGTTTTGGGATCCTCATAGCAAAAATAATCGCCAATTGGGGACCAGATGCTATTGCAGCCCAGAAGATAGGCCTGCAGATAGAATCAATAGCCTATATGACTGCTGGTGGTCTCTATGGAGCAGTGGCCAGTTTCATAGGTCAAAATTATGGGGCAAAGAAATACAAGAGAATATCAAAAGGGTTTAAGACAGCTTTTTTACTTTCTGCTATAATAGGGGGGGCTGCAACTTTCATCTTTTTGGTCTTTCCTGAAGAACTCATCAAACTATTTGTAAGAGACAGGAAAACAATAGAGATCGGTGTAAGTTATCTGAGAATAGTGGGTCTGTCACAGTTTTTTATGTGTATAGAGATAATAAGTAATGCAGCCTTTAGCGGTATAGGAAAACCCAAAGTTGCCTCTACCGTCAGCATTATATTTACAGGTATGAGAATCCCTATAGCGTATTTCTTGTCCCATGAATCTAGAATGGGAATAAACGGTGTCTGGGTGAGCATTGCCTTAACCAGTATCTTTAAAGGGATTATACTTTTATGGTTATTTATGAGAAGTTTAAGAAAAATTTACAAAAAGGTCGAGGGAGAGGGTTTATGGACTTAA
- the gshAB gene encoding bifunctional glutamate--cysteine ligase GshA/glutathione synthetase GshB produces MDLNFLDLIKKSKLESLLTSGNFGLEKENLRVDKEGKLALTPHPKEFGDKMKNPYITIDFSESQLEMITPSFETIEKAYTFLENLHDIISTTIDGEYLWPQSIPAILPEEKDIPIGVFHGEAGKSNKVYRELLAKKYGKKLQLLSGIHYNFSFSDKFLKRLYEAVSVSSKFENFKEFKNHLYLKIARNHFRYGWFFIYLFGASSPIHGTYKKECIEKMAQLKDNSYYFEDTLSFRNGICGYKNLGEIYVSHSSLTDYVSDIKKLIEKNVLQEAKEYYSSIRVKSKSKTNILDALEKDGIEYLEFRSIDLNPFSRIGVDILDLEFVHLFIIYLLLKEENSEFGEAQYKSAIKNQELLATRGRDKELLLNKGDNLTITAKEWAKEIIDEMTCYLQDMGILDDKYKEVINFQKDKIENEDRQYVSRLLNGIKEKGFIDFHLEKAKSSLEESRKKSFALKGYEDLELSTQIVLKEAIKRGVKFEIVDRSENFVLLDNGIKKEYIKQATKTSLDSYITALIMENKVVTKKVLSDNYIVVPKGESYDDPSKAKSDYEDYKNSGTVIKPKSTNFGLGITIFKAGFSRNDYEKAVDMAFSEDNSILIEEFIEGKEYRFFVIGDETVGILHRVPANVTGDGKKSIEKLVQIKNENYLRGKGYKTPLEKIVLGEAEKMFLEAQGKNIQYIPLEGEKVFLRENSNISTGGDSIDYTDDILDIYKEIAVKASKSAGAVICGVDMIIKDIKNPNPRGNYGIIEINFNPAIHIHCYPSIGKNRELGGKILDALGF; encoded by the coding sequence ATGGACTTAAATTTTTTGGATTTGATAAAAAAGTCAAAATTGGAATCTTTGCTAACAAGTGGAAATTTCGGGTTGGAAAAGGAAAACTTGAGAGTGGATAAAGAGGGTAAACTGGCACTTACCCCCCATCCTAAAGAGTTTGGTGATAAGATGAAAAATCCATATATTACTATCGATTTTTCAGAAAGTCAGCTGGAAATGATAACTCCTAGTTTTGAAACCATTGAAAAGGCCTATACTTTTTTAGAAAATTTGCACGATATTATAAGTACCACAATAGATGGGGAATACCTTTGGCCACAAAGCATCCCAGCTATTCTTCCAGAAGAAAAAGATATACCTATAGGGGTATTCCACGGCGAAGCAGGAAAGAGTAATAAAGTATACCGGGAGCTGCTGGCAAAAAAATACGGTAAAAAGCTTCAGCTCTTATCAGGGATACACTATAATTTCTCTTTTTCAGATAAATTCTTAAAAAGACTCTATGAGGCAGTTTCAGTAAGCTCAAAATTTGAGAATTTCAAAGAGTTTAAAAACCATCTTTATCTGAAGATAGCAAGGAACCACTTTAGATACGGCTGGTTTTTCATATATCTATTTGGAGCTAGCTCCCCTATACACGGGACATACAAAAAAGAGTGTATAGAAAAGATGGCACAGCTAAAAGACAACTCCTATTATTTTGAAGACACACTTTCCTTTAGAAACGGGATATGCGGATATAAAAATTTAGGTGAAATATATGTCTCCCACAGCAGCCTAACAGATTATGTGTCTGACATAAAAAAATTAATTGAAAAAAATGTCCTTCAAGAAGCCAAAGAATACTACAGTTCCATAAGAGTCAAATCCAAAAGCAAAACAAATATCCTTGATGCCCTAGAAAAAGACGGAATTGAGTATCTTGAATTTCGTTCTATTGACCTGAACCCCTTCAGCAGAATAGGGGTGGATATCTTGGATTTAGAATTTGTACATCTATTCATTATTTACCTTCTTTTAAAGGAGGAAAACAGTGAATTCGGTGAGGCTCAATATAAAAGCGCCATTAAAAACCAGGAGTTGCTGGCAACCAGGGGAAGAGACAAGGAATTACTTCTAAATAAAGGGGATAACCTCACAATCACAGCCAAAGAATGGGCAAAAGAGATCATCGATGAGATGACATGTTACTTACAGGATATGGGTATTTTAGACGATAAATATAAAGAAGTTATTAATTTTCAGAAAGATAAAATAGAAAATGAGGACAGGCAGTATGTCTCACGACTTTTAAATGGAATAAAAGAGAAGGGATTTATCGATTTTCACCTTGAAAAAGCAAAAAGTTCCCTTGAAGAGAGCAGGAAAAAAAGTTTTGCACTAAAGGGCTATGAAGATTTGGAACTTTCCACACAGATAGTATTAAAAGAAGCCATAAAAAGAGGTGTAAAGTTTGAGATTGTAGATCGAAGTGAAAACTTCGTACTTTTGGATAACGGAATAAAAAAAGAGTATATCAAACAGGCAACAAAAACCTCATTGGACTCGTATATTACTGCACTTATTATGGAAAATAAGGTTGTTACAAAAAAAGTTCTGTCAGACAACTATATAGTGGTCCCTAAGGGAGAGAGTTATGATGATCCATCAAAGGCCAAGAGTGATTATGAGGACTATAAAAATTCAGGTACTGTAATCAAACCAAAATCCACTAATTTTGGTCTTGGGATAACTATTTTTAAGGCGGGATTCAGCAGAAATGATTATGAAAAGGCAGTGGATATGGCCTTTAGTGAGGACAACTCTATACTCATAGAGGAGTTTATAGAGGGGAAGGAATACAGATTTTTTGTTATCGGTGACGAAACAGTGGGGATTCTTCACAGGGTTCCGGCCAATGTCACAGGTGACGGAAAAAAGAGTATAGAAAAACTGGTCCAAATAAAAAATGAAAATTATCTCAGGGGAAAAGGTTATAAGACTCCCCTAGAAAAGATTGTTTTAGGAGAAGCTGAAAAGATGTTTTTAGAAGCCCAGGGAAAAAATATCCAGTACATCCCACTTGAGGGAGAAAAGGTTTTCTTGAGGGAAAATTCAAATATAAGCACCGGCGGTGACAGCATAGATTACACAGATGATATCCTAGATATCTACAAGGAGATAGCTGTTAAGGCCTCAAAGTCTGCAGGAGCAGTTATATGTGGTGTAGATATGATTATAAAAGATATAAAAAACCCAAATCCAAGAGGAAATTATGGTATAATAGAGATCAATTTTAACCCTGCAATACACATCCACTGTTATCCCTCTATAGGAAAAAACAGGGAGTTGGGCGGTAAGATTTTAGACGCTCTGGGATTTTAA
- a CDS encoding VOC family protein, giving the protein MKYKLEHGCIRVKDLDKSLDFYQNALSLKEVRRKDFPKFEFTLVYLSDENNNYEIELTYNYNTEKPYDIGNGFSHFALTVENLEESHKRHIDMGYDVGELKGLPGENPKYYFLKDPDGYAIEIIRAQ; this is encoded by the coding sequence ATGAAATATAAGTTAGAACACGGGTGTATAAGAGTAAAGGATCTTGATAAATCTTTAGATTTTTATCAAAATGCTTTGAGTTTAAAAGAGGTCAGAAGAAAAGATTTTCCAAAATTTGAATTTACACTGGTATATCTGAGTGATGAAAATAATAACTATGAAATAGAATTAACATATAATTACAATACGGAAAAACCTTATGATATCGGGAATGGTTTTAGTCATTTTGCTCTTACAGTAGAAAACCTTGAAGAATCACATAAAAGGCACATAGATATGGGCTATGATGTTGGGGAATTAAAAGGTCTGCCTGGAGAAAATCCAAAGTATTATTTTCTAAAAGATCCAGACGGATACGCCATCGAGATAATCAGGGCACAGTAA
- the glsA gene encoding glutaminase A: MKNFLKSLVEKNKITSELGNVANYIPGLEKSNKNALGLCIMNTNGTIYSVGDSNIKFTIQSVSKPITLMLAILDHGEEHVFSKVGMEPTGDAFNSIQKLETCKNHKPFNPMINAGAIATSAMIKGKNSQEKFQRLLDFFRQIAENDRLEVNDDIYLGENLTGNKNKAMAYFMKGEGYIDGSIEDALYVYFRQCSIEVTAKDLARIGLFLARGGVLSNGERVVSERIAKIAKTLMLTCGMYDGSGEFALRVGIPSKSGVGGGIMSVVPGKMGIGVFSPALDEKGNPIAGEALLEDLSSELSLSLF, encoded by the coding sequence ATGAAAAATTTCCTAAAAAGTTTAGTGGAAAAAAACAAAATTACAAGTGAACTGGGTAATGTGGCAAACTACATCCCGGGGCTGGAAAAGTCAAATAAAAATGCCTTGGGGCTATGTATTATGAACACCAACGGCACTATATACTCGGTAGGGGACAGCAATATAAAATTCACCATTCAGAGTGTTTCAAAACCAATAACTTTGATGTTGGCAATACTCGATCACGGTGAGGAACATGTCTTCTCTAAGGTTGGGATGGAACCTACCGGAGATGCCTTCAACTCCATACAAAAATTGGAAACCTGCAAAAACCATAAACCTTTTAACCCCATGATAAATGCAGGGGCCATAGCAACCAGTGCCATGATAAAAGGGAAAAACTCACAGGAAAAATTTCAGAGACTTCTGGATTTCTTTAGGCAAATAGCAGAAAACGACAGGCTTGAAGTGAATGACGACATTTATCTAGGAGAGAATCTTACAGGAAATAAAAACAAGGCAATGGCTTATTTTATGAAGGGAGAAGGATATATCGACGGAAGTATAGAGGATGCCCTCTATGTTTATTTTAGACAGTGCTCTATAGAGGTCACTGCAAAAGATCTTGCCAGAATAGGTCTTTTCCTTGCAAGGGGCGGGGTCTTAAGCAACGGCGAGAGAGTTGTCAGTGAACGTATCGCAAAAATAGCGAAGACCCTTATGCTCACCTGTGGAATGTATGACGGATCAGGAGAGTTTGCCCTGAGGGTGGGGATTCCTTCAAAGTCAGGTGTAGGTGGCGGGATAATGTCTGTAGTTCCTGGTAAGATGGGTATAGGGGTCTTTAGCCCAGCCCTTGATGAAAAGGGTAATCCCATAGCAGGAGAAGCCCTTTTAGAGGACCTTTCAAGTGAATTATCCCTTAGTCTATTTTAA
- the hemL gene encoding glutamate-1-semialdehyde 2,1-aminomutase — protein MRYENSAEIFEKAKKVIPGGVNSPVRAFGSVNKSYPIFAKKAKGSKIWCEDDNEYIDYICSWGPMILGHNNERVMAGVREAIEDGSSFGLPTKMEVELAELVIKCYPSIEKIRLTTSGTEATMAAVRLARAYTKKNKILKFEGCYHGHSDSLMVKAGSGLLTDGYQDSNGITEGTIKDTLTLPFGRMDLVKELFEKDDDIACIIMEPVPANMGIIETDAEFLKGVRELCTAKNSVLIFDEVISGFRLALGGAQELFGVTPDLTTLGKIIGGGYPVGAFGGKNELMDMIAPVGDVYHAGTLSGNPVSVRAGYETISELLENKDTLYKELKEKVNYITSNIEKISEKHNVPVCINKQGSLFTIFFTDKDEIKTLDDVIETDTEKYAKYFNVMLDSGVVTPPSKYEAHFVSAAHTKDDMDKTLEIMDKSFEEISKM, from the coding sequence ATGAGATATGAAAATTCTGCTGAAATTTTTGAAAAAGCAAAAAAAGTAATTCCTGGAGGAGTAAACAGTCCTGTTAGAGCTTTTGGATCGGTAAATAAAAGCTATCCTATTTTTGCCAAGAAAGCCAAGGGAAGTAAAATCTGGTGTGAAGATGATAATGAATATATAGATTACATATGTTCTTGGGGTCCAATGATTTTGGGACACAATAACGAGAGGGTAATGGCAGGAGTTAGAGAGGCTATAGAGGACGGAAGTTCTTTTGGACTACCTACAAAGATGGAAGTAGAACTTGCCGAACTGGTGATAAAATGTTACCCTTCTATAGAAAAAATAAGACTGACTACTTCTGGAACAGAGGCTACTATGGCTGCTGTGAGACTTGCCAGAGCTTATACAAAGAAAAATAAGATACTTAAATTTGAAGGTTGTTATCACGGACATTCTGATTCTCTCATGGTAAAAGCCGGGTCTGGACTTCTCACTGACGGATATCAGGATAGTAACGGGATAACAGAGGGAACTATAAAAGATACCCTTACTTTACCTTTTGGGAGAATGGATCTTGTAAAAGAATTATTTGAAAAAGATGACGATATCGCCTGTATCATAATGGAACCTGTACCTGCAAATATGGGAATAATAGAGACAGATGCAGAGTTTTTGAAAGGTGTCAGAGAGCTTTGTACCGCTAAGAATTCTGTTCTTATCTTTGACGAGGTAATAAGCGGATTCAGACTGGCTCTAGGCGGGGCACAGGAATTATTCGGAGTGACTCCTGACCTGACAACCCTTGGGAAAATTATAGGGGGAGGCTATCCTGTAGGAGCCTTTGGTGGAAAGAATGAACTTATGGATATGATAGCTCCTGTGGGAGATGTATATCATGCTGGAACTCTTTCTGGAAATCCTGTATCAGTGAGAGCAGGATATGAAACTATAAGTGAGTTACTGGAAAACAAAGATACCCTTTATAAAGAATTAAAAGAAAAAGTAAATTATATTACTTCTAATATCGAAAAGATTTCTGAAAAACATAATGTTCCTGTATGCATAAATAAACAGGGGTCACTTTTCACAATATTTTTCACAGATAAAGATGAGATCAAGACTCTGGATGATGTAATAGAAACAGATACAGAAAAATATGCAAAATATTTTAATGTGATGTTAGATTCTGGAGTTGTTACACCTCCTTCTAAATATGAGGCTCATTTTGTATCAGCAGCTCATACAAAAGATGATATGGATAAGACTTTAGAGATTATGGATAAGTCTTTTGAAGAGATTTCAAAGATGTAG
- the hemB gene encoding porphobilinogen synthase, protein MFKRHRRLRGSQVMRDMVKDLYLDVKDFVYPLFIEEGTGIRQEIQSMPGQYRLSIDMLKPELDEIWDLGIRSILIFGIPLEKDPMGKEAYNDLGIVQEAVRFIKKSYPEMLVITDVCMCEYTSHGHCGILSGPHVLNDETLYYLSKIAVSHAKAGADMVAPSDMMDGRILAMRKALDNEGFINTPIMSYSVKYASSFYGPFRDAADSSPSFGDRKTYQMDFRSTKEALREAEADLDEGADILIVKPALSYLDVVKRLYRRYDVPIAVYNVSAEYSMVKAAAQNGWIDEKGIVMEKMYAFKRAGASIIITYHSKDIARWLKNKEIY, encoded by the coding sequence ATGTTTAAGAGACACAGAAGGCTAAGGGGCAGTCAAGTAATGAGGGATATGGTGAAGGATCTTTATCTAGATGTGAAAGATTTTGTATATCCATTATTTATAGAGGAAGGAACCGGGATAAGACAAGAAATACAGTCTATGCCGGGACAATACAGACTATCGATTGACATGCTAAAGCCTGAATTGGATGAAATATGGGATCTAGGTATTAGAAGTATATTGATTTTTGGTATACCTCTTGAAAAAGACCCCATGGGTAAAGAGGCTTATAATGATCTTGGAATAGTTCAGGAAGCTGTAAGATTTATAAAAAAATCTTATCCTGAAATGCTCGTGATAACAGACGTATGTATGTGTGAGTATACTTCCCACGGTCACTGTGGTATATTGAGCGGGCCTCATGTACTAAATGATGAAACTCTTTATTACCTTTCCAAGATAGCTGTGTCTCATGCCAAGGCAGGTGCTGATATGGTTGCTCCGTCAGATATGATGGACGGAAGGATTTTGGCTATGAGGAAGGCATTAGACAATGAAGGGTTTATAAACACCCCTATAATGTCCTATAGTGTAAAATATGCATCGTCATTTTACGGTCCTTTCCGTGATGCTGCAGACTCGTCTCCTTCTTTTGGCGACAGAAAGACCTACCAGATGGACTTTAGAAGTACAAAAGAAGCTTTGAGAGAGGCAGAGGCGGATTTAGATGAGGGAGCTGACATTCTTATAGTGAAGCCGGCTTTATCTTATCTAGATGTGGTAAAAAGACTTTATAGAAGATATGATGTTCCAATAGCTGTCTACAATGTCAGTGCTGAATATTCCATGGTAAAAGCTGCTGCCCAAAACGGGTGGATAGATGAAAAGGGAATAGTCATGGAAAAAATGTATGCCTTTAAAAGAGCAGGTGCTTCTATAATAATAACCTACCATTCAAAGGATATCGCCAGATGGCTCAAAAATAAAGAGATATACTAA